Genomic window (Alphaproteobacteria bacterium):
ATAATAATAAGTCAAGTAACAAACAAATTAACGCATAATTATTTTGAAACTTTTTCACTGGGTGAACATTTTTTCGATAAATACAAAACGTCCTTTGAGCTTATTAAAGTTGTTTCAAAAAAACATTCTTCGGATTCTTTGTTAGGTGATTTAACGCCCCTTACTGGTAGGGTTAGAGAGCTTAATAAGGTTGTAGACAATTGGACGCAAGTGAAACAAAAAATACCTAAAATCGTCCTTATTTCAGGCGAAGCAGGTATTGGTAAATCACGTATTGTTCAGGCATTTAAAGACAGTTTAGATCCAGATGAAGTTTTGTGGTTTCAAGGTATATGTAACCATGTAACACAAAATAGTGCCTTTTATACATTAACAGATTTATGGCTTAGGTATAACGAGCTTAATGTAGCGTCTAGTGATGAAGACCTTATCAATATTGCGTCCGATTCTGCTGAAAGATTGGGATTGCCTCAAAAAGAATTATTGCCGCTTCTTTATAATTTAATGTCAATGGAAGGACGATCACTTACTGATTCAGCCCAGAACTTATCTGTTGGTGATTTAAAAGACAAAATATCAGCGTCTGTCGTTTCCTGGCTTCAAATGCGTAGCAATGATAAGCCTGTTGTTTTTGTTATCGAAGATTTACATTTTGCAGATCCATCAACCTTAGATCTTTTAAACTATCTTGTTCAAAATCTTGGGTCTCACCGTATTATGGTGCTTTTAACCTTCCGTCCAGAATATCAACCTTCCTGGATTAAGAATTCTAATATAACGCACATTAATTTGAATCGCTTAACGCCCAATGAAACGAAAACGATGGTTCAAGGGCTGCTTGGCTTTAAAACTGTTCCTAATGAAGTAGTAGAGTATATTGTTTCAAAAACGGATGGTATTCCTCTTTTTGTTGAAGAGCTTGCGCTTGCGCTCGTTGAAACGGGTGCTCTTATTCTTGAAGATGGCAAATATGTTTTTAAAGGCTCTTTAACAAGCCTAACAATTCCGTCAACATTACGTGATTCTTTAACAGCACGACTTGATTTACTTGGCAAAGCTAAATCATTGGCTCAATTATCTTCAGTTTTTGGACGCACATTATCCTTAAATTACTTACGCATTTTATCGGGTTATGATGATGCACGTTTACAAGAATATTTGAAGCAGCTTGTGAATGCTGGGGTTTTAGTTGAAAATGAAACGCCATCTGATGTTTTGTATGTATTTAAACATGCATTGATTCAAGAAACGGCCTATTTATCAATTCCAAAGTCTAAAAGATATGCCTATCATGCTGAAGTTGCTGAAATGTATGAAAAGCATTTTCCAGGTATGGTTTTAACGCATCCAGAAATTATTGCGTTGCATTATACGCAAGCAGGATTTATTGATCAAGCAGCTCAATATTGGTTAATGGCTGGTAATCGCGCAAATAAATATTCTACACATCATGAAGCGATTGCGCATTTAGAAAAAGGTATTGAATTGATCGGCATGCTCCCTCCTGGGCAGGGTCGTGATATTCGTGAATTACCCTTACGTGCAGCGATTTGTGTTCCTCTTATGGCGCTTAAAGGTGCTGGTGCTGATGAAGTTGAAAAAGCCCTTTTGAAAGCTTACAATCTATGCCAAAAGACAAGTGATACAGTTTACTTGATTCCTATCCTCAGAGGATTACAGCAATTTTTTGTTATTCGTGGTCCTTTAAGTACCTCACGAAAATATGCAGAGCAATTGCTTGGTATGGCACGTCAACTTCAAGATCAGGCTTTAAAACTTGAGGCTTATCGTGCATTAGGTCATACGCTTTTATTTCAAGGTGACTTCAAGCAGGGCAAAAAATATCTAGATCGATCAATTGAAATTTATGATCCAGTCTTGCATAAAGAACATGCTTTTATTTTTGGCACTGGCGCAAATCCAAAAGTTGCTGGGCTTTCAATTTTAGCTTGGAATAACTTAATCCTGGGTTCCGTTGAATTGGCGTTAACGCAGATACAAGAAGCTATTGATTACGCAAATGATCTGAACTATCCGTTTGATATTTGTTATGCTTATAGTGTCGCTGCAGCTTTTTTTCAAACCCTTAAAGACATTGAAAAAACAGAAAAATATGCAAAACTTGCTGTTGAATTTGCAACAGAAAGAAAGTTTATGTATTGGAAAAGTTGGAGCCAAGTTATTTTAGGTTGGGCACAAATTATGAAAGCTCAAAAATCTAAAACAGGCGCTGATTTTATAAATGAAGCAAAAATCCATATTAAAGAAATGGAAGAAGGCATCGTTGAATATCGTGCTACAAGATCGGAGCAAGGTGTTCCATATCAGCTTGCCATGCTTGCACAAGTTAAAACTTTGGTTGGTGATGCTGACGAGGCTCTTAGATTAACGGATGAAGCGCTTCTTTGTGGTGAAAAACTTGATATTCATATGTATGACAGTCATATTTTTAGGGTAAAGGCAGAAATTCATGCGCTGCAAAAAGGAAGTGAAAAAATTGCGGAAAGCTTATTCCGTGAATCTTTGACGATTGCAAAAAATAGTGAGTCTAAGTTTTTTGAAGCATCCACTTATGTATCTTTTTATGAGTTTATGAAAACATGCAATCGAGAAAAAGAAATCATACCAGAGATGGATATTCTTTATAATAGCTTTACAGAAGGTTTTACTGTTGCGCCTAATCTTATTGCTATCCATAAATTTATTCAACAATCTAAATAAGCGAATCAAGAGAGGGGAGGGGCTTGTTCCCTCCTGTTTTCTTAGTCTTAGTTCATGAATAAAGTACTTGTGTGATTTTCTTATAAATGTCATTTTAAGACAGTTTTATTAAAACTGCATTTTAAGGAATGTGCATTATCGTGATAGAAATTTTAGGTCATAATCATAATAAGTTAATATTGGAAAATGCTTTTGCGCATGAACAGATGCCACATGCATGGCTTTTTACAGGACCTAGAGGGGTTGGCAAGGCAAGTCTTGCCGTAAATTTTGTCAGAAATATATTGCAAAAAGATAATGAAACTGATTTATCTGCGCATCCCCATTTTTTTCAGCTTAGATCAGAGGATGCGAGTATAAATATTGAGGATGTTCGAAAGTTAATAGATTTTTTAAACTTAACCTCTTTTAATGCGCAATATCGTTTTTGTCTTATTGATACAATTGATGCACTTAATATTAATGCAAGCAATGCGCTTTTGAAAATATTAGAAGACCCGCCTGAAAAAACAATTTTTTTTCTAATATCGCACAAGCCATATAGTGTTTTAAAGACAATCAAATCAAGATGTGTTCAATTGAGATTTCACTATCTGTCTTATGAAACAACAAAAGACATTATAGAATCAAAAATGCCGTCTATTTTACCTTTTTATGCGTCTTTATATGATCTTTTAAAAGGAGTGCCAGGACAATTTTTGACACTCGAAAAATATCAAGGGATAGATTTATTTAAAAATCTTCAAACTTTGTTGAATAAAAATGAAGTTGATTTTATTAATTTCGGTGTACTTATTCAGAAAATAATTGAAGTGCCTCCTTTATATGAAATTTTTAAATCTCTTTTTATGAGTTTGCAAGTTCAAAAAAATAAAGATTTAATTTGTAAATCTTCTTGCTTTTCTAATATAGAATATAAAAGAAATCAATGTATTGCGTCATTACCAGAAAAATTTTATAAAACTGAAATATTGCATTTGGACAAAAGCCTTGTCTTTTTAGAAAGTTATTCTACTTTTGTAAATAGATAGCAAAAACATTAGAAAAATTTTTTTTATTCGAAATTAAGAATAATTTCTTTTTTTTGTTGACATATCTATTGTTATTTACTACACTTTCATAAGTGTTAAACATTAATTGTAAGGATAAATGAAATGAATGAATTTTATGTAGACGACATCAAGCCCAAGTTAGAAGCTGACAGCGACATGCTCAAAATGTCGTCTGGGATAGCTTCTGCTTATTTAAGCAATAACATATTACCTGCAGAACAAATTGCAGATGTTATTCGAACCATTTACGATTCTTTGCGCCAAATTGAGGCGGGTTTTGAAGATGGTGTGTATAACAAAGACCAACGACCAGCAGTTCCCATCAAAAAATCTATTACTGATGATTATATTATTTGTTTAGAAGATGGCAAAAAACTCAAAATGTTGAAACGTCATATTCGTACAGCGTACAAATTATCTCCTGAAGAATATCGTGCAAAATGGGGTTTACCGTCGGATTATCCTATGGTTGCACCGAATTACGCTATTCGACGTTCACAATTTGCTAAAGATATCGGATTAGGACGTAAAAGAAACCAAGGGTAAAATTTTGTTTTTATATTTTAAAGTGTACTATTTTAATATACTTTTCGTCTTTCAGACGGCTAGGGTTCTTAAGTTATTATAGCTTAAGAGTATAAGGTGCTATATGGGTAACCCCGTATGACATACCTAGTCGTTTGTTGCGATGATTCTTTCAAAATTATATATTTTCTTAAATTCTTTTTCCCTCTTTTAAAATCTCCCTAACAATTATTCAAAATCTATCGTTTTCCTTTACAATTGAATGTGCGTTGTTAATCAAGACTAAATTATGTATATTTAATTGCAATGATATCGAGATATAAGCATGATGCCCATAATTCCAAAGCCAAAACAAAAACCATTATGTCCTTTTTTTTCCTCTGGTCCCACGTCTAAAAGACCAGGTTGGACGGCTGATGTCCTTAAAAATGCGGCGTTGGGACGTTCACATCGATCAATATCGGCAAAAGCTAAAATCAATGAAGTGCTCCAAAAAACAAGACAGCTTTTGCAAATTCCGGATGATTATTTGATTGCTTTAACACCAGCATCCGATACGGGTGCATTTGAAACATGTCTGTGGTCATTGTTAGGTCCAAAGCCAGTCGATGTTCTTGTCTGGGATGTTTTTGGGCAGGTTTGGCAAGTCGATATTACGACCCAATTAAAACTACCTGATGTTTGTATTATTGAAGGTCCAAAAGGTTATTTGCCAGATTTCAAACAAACCAATTCAAACCACGATATTGTTTTTTGTTGGAATGGAACGACTTCTGGTCTTATCGTGCCAGATAGCAATTGGATTGCAGAAAATAGAGAAGGGCTCACTTTATGTGATATTACGTCTGCTGTTTTTGCCGTCGATATTCCATGGCATAAATTGGATGCATCAAGTTTTTCATGGCAAAAATGCATGGGCGGAGAGGCACAACATGGCATTCTTGTGCTGAGTCCAAAAGCCCAAAAAAGACTTGAGTCTTATACACCTCTTTGGCCAATGCCGCGCCTTTTTAGATTGACTCAAAATGGTAAAATTAATAGAAAAATCTTTGAAGGCGACACAATCAATACGCCGTCTCTTCTGGTTATCGAAGATGCTATTGATGCGCTCAATTGGATGATTTCTATAGGGGGTCTTGAGGCTACGAAAAAACGAAGTGCAACATCGCTCGATATCGTTTCAAATTGGGTTAAAGATAAAAACTGGATTGCTTTTAGTGCTCAAAAAATTGAGTCACGTTCACCCACATCAATTTGTCTTAATATAATTGATAAAAAATTCCTGGTTTTGAATAGGGAAGAACAATTTAGTAAAATTGCTAGGATCGCAAAATTATTAGAAGATGAAAATGTGGCCTTTGATATTAAGGGTCATGCTTTTGGTGACCCCTGCATTCGATTGTGGGGAGGTCCAACGATAGATCCAAGTAATATGGCGCTTTTATTACCATGGATTGAGTGGGCTTTTGCTTCAGTTTTTGAAATTCAGCATTAATAATCAACGCGTTTCTATTTCCTGAAGATATTTATAATTCGTAAGTTTGTTTCTAGCATTTAAAATGTAATTATTTATTAGTTAATAATAGTGTATAATAAAATTAGATAATTAAATATAGGGGAGAGAAATCATGTTTAGAAATATTTCAATTTTAATTGCTGCTTTGTTCGTTTTGTCACAAAATGTATATGCAGCTGAAGAGAAAACTGAAATGACAACAGAAGTTACAAAAAAGGATGATACAGGCAGTGTCGTGGAAAAAGACGTTACAACAAAAACTATCAAAAAAGATGATACAGCTAAGATAGTAAAAAAAGATGCTAAAATAAAAGAAATGAAAAAGAAGGTGGATGAAGTTAAGGTAAAAAAAGATGTAAAAATAAAAGAAGTGAAAAAGAAGGTGGCGGAAGTTAGGGTAAAAAAAGATGCAAAAATAAAAGAAATGAAAAAGAAGGCGGAGGAAGTTAGGGTAAAAAAAGATGCTAAAATAAAAGAAATGAAAAAAGATATGAAGGATCTTAAAGCAAAAAAAGAATAGAAAAAACTGAAGACGGGGTTGCTACGTTAGGTAGCAATACCATCTGTGCGCATTCAATCTATGGGACAAAAAATGAAATTAAGCCCATTTTTAACTGTCCTGCTCTCACACTCCGCAACTTATTTCTAAGAAGTGAAAACAATTTTTTACCAAAAGCCTTCCAAAAGAAGGGTTTTTTTCACCTCTCCCCTTGTGGGAGAGGTCGCGACCAAAGGGAGCGGGTGAGGGGTATTTTACAATTTTGGAGAGATGAGTATTTGTTTGGCAATGCTTAGATTATGGCATGATGGTGTTGCTCTTTGTAAACGCTTTAGATACCCCTCACCCGTCGCTGCGCGCCGACCTCTCCCACAAGGGGAGATGTAAAAACCGAAGCAATTTCATTTTTTGTTCCGTAGATTGATTAGGTTTATTCAAGATGGTTTTTATAATACGCTTCTTGAATTTGATTTAAGTTGGCTGATTGAAAACCTTCAGCTTCCATGACGTCGCGTTGAATTTTTTGCCATTCGTCATAGGGTGATATATGTTTATATGCTCCAGTATCTTTGTATTGCGCAAACCATAGCGATTTTAGTCGCTCAAATTGCGCTTCATTTTTAGAAATTGTTAGTGCTGCACGGTCAAGCATCATCTGGGTATAGTCATCACTAATATCATCTGTTTTAAGATCGCCAATTAATTCTGTTTGAATACGAATGTAATTGTTACCTAAGAAACTTTCCATTGTTCTGTCAACGGCTGCTAATTGACCTTGTTCAAATTGTTTAATAATTTTTTGTATGTCAGGGATTGTTAAATCAATTTTAATTTTATCATTGATATTTTCACCTGTTCCTATTGATATTACAATAATATCTTCAAATGCTTTGTTTGGAAATAAACGCCTAATTTCAGCCAATGCAATTTCTGATGGGTTGTTGGCGGAAAGTCCGCCATCTCGATATATATCTCCATCCTCAAGTACTGATGTAAAATAAAAAGGAGCGGCTGATGTTATTCGTCCTGCTTTCCATACTCGTTCATTTTTTGCATCGCTCAAAAATGCAGAATGACTTCCAAAAATTTCTAAATTATTGTCTGTATCATTAAAGGCGGTTACAAAAGCGGGCACTAAAAGTTGCGACAATTTGGTATGGTCAGTAAAAGTCTCTTTACAAAAAGTTTCGATGCCACTTGGATCGTACATAGATTCAAGAATGCCAGGCAAATGAATAATACTTCTTTTTTTGAAGATTTCTTCTTTTTTTGTTAAATATTGCTTAAGAATCATGTCTGGATTAAAACGGGCTAACGCAGGATTATCAGTATCAGGCATTGATAAAGCCAAGGCGATTAATCCACCAGTTGATGTTCCAGCGATGAGATTAAAAAGTTGATTAATAGGAACATTCATCATGTCTGCAATATGTATCAAGATGCGTGCTAATATAACACCCCTTATGCCACCGCCATCAAGAGATAAAACAAATACTTTTTGATTGCAATCCTGCATACATTCATGTGTTTTGAATAGGGTGTTTTGAAAAGCTATTATAGGAGCAATATCAATTTTGTGATCATTGCTTGAGCTTGATTGATTTGCAGGTGGAACTAAAGGTGGTGCATAAGGTGGTGGATTATCATCTTCTTCACTTGTATCATTATCTTTTTCGTTATGAGAAACCGATATAATTTGATCGGATCCTGTACCAATGTCGATTTCGTTTAGTTCTATATCATTATTTTTTTTGGAACCTCCAAATAGGCCTCTGAAACATGAAAAACAACCGGGTTTTTCAGCAATATCACTATCTTCTATTGTTTGTTTTACTTTTTTACCCGCTTCAACTTCATGCGTTGAAACAGAAAATAATACAAAAAAAATTATAGTCATTAAATTTATTTTTGATTTCATCGGTGCCTCTCTAAATGGATTGTCTTTGTTATTTGATCAAAAAATAAGACATTCTAAAAGTGAGATATGCAGACATAAATTATATAATTTTCAAATAAAATTAATTTCTTATATGAATTAAGTAATTTTATGTCGAAATATTTTTTTCAATAATCAAATTTATATTATTAAAATAATAAATATTATTTTTTGTTAATTATAAAAAAAATACAAGTTTTTATATTGACGTGAACAATTTTTAATTGTATATATTTTGTTTAATTTAAAAAACAAGGAAGTTTAAATGAGAAATTTTTTTTTAACGATTGGTTTATTAAGTTGTTCTTTTTCTTCATTAGCAACTTTGCTAGATCAAGAACAAATAGATCAATTTAATGCGACATCTGAAGGTTTAAAAATTTCAAGGAAATTTGATCCAGAAAAAATAAATACTTTGGTTATAGGTGCAGGCATTTTAGGATCAGAGGCACATTTTTTTGGATCATGCTGTCAAATGGGTGATTATCGTAAAGAATATGTAACAAGTAATGGCGAAATTCTCACTGAAAGAGAAAAAAAGAATAAGCATATATATAAAATACCAAGATTAATTTTAGATCCTTTAAATATTGTTCATTATCATTTTGAAGATGGTTTTTCTTTTCAAAATAAGAAGGAAGCTTTGGATTATCAAAGAAGGAACATCACGAGTCCCATGGAAGTGTATCCTGAAAATACACTTTTTTTAGATGTAAATGATAGAATGAGAGATCCATATACATATGAGGTGAATGATTATGTTCATCTTAAGGGTGATGTTTTTACACTAAACGAACTTCCTTTTGGCCTTAAGGTTGATAAAATTGTGATTGAGTATTTAGGAGATTGTTTGTTTGCAGGAAAAGATTTTGAAAATCTTGATTGGACATGGTTAAGAAATCTTTTTGGTGTATTAAATCCAAATGGTAAAGTTTTTTTCGAAATGCGTGCGGATTCACTGACAAGTCAAGATGCAAAAATCGTGAAAGAGCCCTTATCAGATAAGCTTGAAGCTGTTGAAAGTAGCATAGCTTGGCTTGTGAGTTCTCCATTAGGGAAGAAGAACCGCGCTTACTTTGAACATATGTATAAATGTGGGTCTGAATTTTTTGAAGATCTTTCTGAGGAAGAATTCACGATATTAATGGATTATATTTTCCCTGTTGTAGTAAATCATAGTACTAAAATATTAAAAATTCTTCGTGAAAAATTTGAGATTAATGGTTTTTCATGTGTTTCAACAAAATCTTTTCCGAGAGGATCGATGTGTATAAAATGGCATATTCCTAATCGGTATTACTCTACTGTTAGGATAGAAGCTATTGCTTCTGAATAATAAACGAATAGGGGTCATTTGAATTTTTAAATGGCCCCGTTGAAAATATGGTGTTGTAAGGTTGCGATCTTATTGATTTTTGAATATTTTTTTAGTATATAATTTATGACTATCTTATGAAAATTTAATCTTAATAAAAGGTTTAATATGTCACATCCAATGATTTATAAAATTCTAACATTGGAAGAATTTGATGAATTCAATAAAAATAAAAAATTTGTTGGAAATCCACTTGATCGTGAAGATGGGTATATGCATTTTTCAACTAAAGAACAATATCCTAAAATTATTCAAAAGTTTTTTCCTGGCCAAAAAGTTGTCGTTCTGGAAATTTATGCAGCTAAAATAGCAGGAACGCTTAAGTTTGAAAGTAATGTTCCTAATGGCGAGCAATACCCACATCTTTATGGTGGCTATTTTGATGTTCAAGACGTCGTGAATGTTATTAATATCGATTAATGCAATCGCTCTAAACGTAAAAATAAAAAGAGGCTTATCCATTTTTCTGTACGTGAAATTAAATAAAATACAATTTTTTATACCTTTTTAAACGAAAGAGGTTGCCAAAAAGCGAATCTCTTCATAGAATCGCAAAGTCTTAAAAAATTATTGAGTTTAGTTTTAAGCTACCGACTTATCTATTATGAGGTTTAGTGTGAAGTTTTTTCAAGCCAAGCAATTCGTTTTGCTGCTTTTTTTCCTTTTCTTGACAGATGTTAATGCGCGAATGGGCGATGATTTTAATCAAGAAGTATCCGAAAACCATATGTTTGTGGGTTCAATTGAGGTTGAAGGTGTTGAACGCATTCCTAAAGAAACAATTTTATCCTATTTAACTTTTAAAAAGGGCGAATCTGTTGATCGTAATGCGATTGATCTTTCCTTAAAAGCATTGTTTGCAACAGAGCTTTTTGCAGATGTGAATATTGATGTTGATCGAGAAACGATTAGGGTGAAAATTAAAGAAAATCCAGTTATTAATCGTATTGCATTTGAAGGAAATAGTAAGCTTAAAGAAGAACGTCTTAAAAATGAATTGCAATTAAGACCGCGTGTTGTTTATACACGCAGTAAAGTTCAAAGCGACGTGGAGCGTTTGGTTGAAATTTATCGTCAAAATGGTCGTTATGCTGCAAAAATTGAGCCTTACGTTATTGAACTTCCTCAAAATCGTGTTGATCTTGTTTTCAAGATTAATGAAGGTAAGGTGACGCAAGTACGACGTATTAGTTTCCTGGGACATAAACATTTTTCAACTGCAACACTGAAAGAAATTATTAAGACACGCGAATCAGCTTGGTGGCGCATTATGTCAACTGATGACATTTACGATCCCCATCGTCTTGAATATGATAAAGAATTGTTACGCGAATATTATTTGGCAATGGGCTATCCTGAATTTCGTATAAAATCAGCGATTGCTGAGCTTGCGCCTGAAAAAGATGGTTTTTATATTACCTTTACGATTGAAGAGGGAAGCCGGTACAAAGTTAATAAGGTTGAAGTGGAGTCTCAGATTAAAGAGATTCCAGGCGAAATGCTTAAAAAGGACGTTTATACAAAAGTTGGCACTTGGTATAACGCTGAAGAAGTGAATGCGACTATTTCATTACTGACTGAAAAATCTGGTGAAATGGGCTATGCGTTTGTTGATGTAAAACCACGTACAGAGCTTGATCGTGTTAATAAAAAGATAGATATTATCTATGAGATAGGCGAGGGACCAAAGGTTTTTGTTGAAAAGATCGATATTGTTAATAATTTTAGAACCTTGGATAAAGTGATACGTCGTGAGTTTTTGCTTGCAGAAGGTGATGCTTTTAATGTATCGAAGCTTAAAGATAGTAAAAAACGACTGGAACATGTCGGTATCTTTGAAGACGTTAAAGTTGATCATGAAGAAGGGTCAAAGCCTGATCAGACAATTATTAAAGTAGATATTCAAGAAAAAAGAACGCTTGATTTCAACATTGCCGGTGGTTTTTCTGAAAATGAAGGTATTTTAGGGAAGGTCGAACTTAAAGAATCTAATTTTTTAGGACGTGGTCAAGAAGTTGGTGGTGCAGTGACTGTCTCTAAAAGAAGCAAAAATTTTAACGTTTCTTTTACTGAGCCTTATTTTTTAGAGCGTGATCTTTTGGCAGGTGTGGATTTCTTCCATTCGCGTACGAATAATTCTAAGCAAAGTTCATATGATATCATGTCATCTGGTGGAAATATGCGTTTCGGGTATGATTTAGCTGATCATATTGGGCAGATGTGGTCCTATGGTTTACGTCGTTCAAAAATTTATCATGTTAACGAATCTGCATCTCGTTATGTTAAATCGCAGCGTAGACGTGCTGTCATTTCAGAGATTGGGCATACGCTTACTTTTGATTATAGAGACAATAGGGTAGAACCAAATCGTGGATTCTTTCTTAGCTTAACGCAAGATGTTGCAGGGCTTGGAGGAAACACACGTTATGTTCGGTTTTCAAACTCAACAGGTTTTTATCAGCCTATCACCAATGATATTATCTTGAGTTTAACAGGCGAATTAAGTTATATTCGGGGTATTCATCAAAAGGTGGATATTAATAACCGTTTCTTCTTGGGTGGTGATTCTTTCAGAGGGTTTGAAGTTGGTGGTATTGGACCACGCGATATTTTTTCTGATGATGATGATGCACTTGGTGGGCGACGTTCTTCGGTGAGTACTGCAGAGATAAGATTCCCAATTGGGTTGCCTGAAGAATTGGGCGTTTCAGCAAGAATCTTTACAGATATTGGTTTTTTAGATAAACCTGTCGAAAAAGGTCCTGGTATTCTTAACCATTTTAAATGGCGAGCATCTTCAGGAGTAGGGATTACTTGGAAAACACCAATGGGGCCCGTTAGAATAGATTTTGCAAAACCTTGGCTTAAGGATAAGCACGATATGAAAAAATATGTCTTATTTGGCTTTGGTACACGTTTTTAGTTAGATATGAGGATAAAATGAAAAAAATATATATACTTTCTGCATTAATACCTAATTTGATGCTTATTTCGGCGCATGCTGCAGCTGTTAATGAACCAGTTGTTCAACAAACAAGTACAACGAGTGTGGCTTCTGCTCCAGTACATACAGCGTCTAAATTTTCTATGGGTGTTTGTGATGCGAATGAAGTTTTTTATCGCGCTAAAGCAATACAAGAATTCGAGCAACATCGTGA
Coding sequences:
- a CDS encoding AAA family ATPase, whose amino-acid sequence is MSERFKVVSSENNSFCHVCGAIISLKFSFCPSCGAEIAKPLVKVVPADDVPMPVDMPYDPNNVAQLPFTEERQVTILRVKFLNKAILDESKKSLIKTSIYERSGLFDYLSDDGFVAYYGYPKVNKDDAKHAIDALLKIFLTLSVQDRNSMQFVVNTGSAVITEKGSDDKPQKMHGRVFDEAEEMIKFSPVGAIIISQVTNKLTHNYFETFSLGEHFFDKYKTSFELIKVVSKKHSSDSLLGDLTPLTGRVRELNKVVDNWTQVKQKIPKIVLISGEAGIGKSRIVQAFKDSLDPDEVLWFQGICNHVTQNSAFYTLTDLWLRYNELNVASSDEDLINIASDSAERLGLPQKELLPLLYNLMSMEGRSLTDSAQNLSVGDLKDKISASVVSWLQMRSNDKPVVFVIEDLHFADPSTLDLLNYLVQNLGSHRIMVLLTFRPEYQPSWIKNSNITHINLNRLTPNETKTMVQGLLGFKTVPNEVVEYIVSKTDGIPLFVEELALALVETGALILEDGKYVFKGSLTSLTIPSTLRDSLTARLDLLGKAKSLAQLSSVFGRTLSLNYLRILSGYDDARLQEYLKQLVNAGVLVENETPSDVLYVFKHALIQETAYLSIPKSKRYAYHAEVAEMYEKHFPGMVLTHPEIIALHYTQAGFIDQAAQYWLMAGNRANKYSTHHEAIAHLEKGIELIGMLPPGQGRDIRELPLRAAICVPLMALKGAGADEVEKALLKAYNLCQKTSDTVYLIPILRGLQQFFVIRGPLSTSRKYAEQLLGMARQLQDQALKLEAYRALGHTLLFQGDFKQGKKYLDRSIEIYDPVLHKEHAFIFGTGANPKVAGLSILAWNNLILGSVELALTQIQEAIDYANDLNYPFDICYAYSVAAAFFQTLKDIEKTEKYAKLAVEFATERKFMYWKSWSQVILGWAQIMKAQKSKTGADFINEAKIHIKEMEEGIVEYRATRSEQGVPYQLAMLAQVKTLVGDADEALRLTDEALLCGEKLDIHMYDSHIFRVKAEIHALQKGSEKIAESLFRESLTIAKNSESKFFEASTYVSFYEFMKTCNREKEIIPEMDILYNSFTEGFTVAPNLIAIHKFIQQSK
- a CDS encoding AAA family ATPase; this translates as MIEILGHNHNKLILENAFAHEQMPHAWLFTGPRGVGKASLAVNFVRNILQKDNETDLSAHPHFFQLRSEDASINIEDVRKLIDFLNLTSFNAQYRFCLIDTIDALNINASNALLKILEDPPEKTIFFLISHKPYSVLKTIKSRCVQLRFHYLSYETTKDIIESKMPSILPFYASLYDLLKGVPGQFLTLEKYQGIDLFKNLQTLLNKNEVDFINFGVLIQKIIEVPPLYEIFKSLFMSLQVQKNKDLICKSSCFSNIEYKRNQCIASLPEKFYKTEILHLDKSLVFLESYSTFVNR
- a CDS encoding MucR family transcriptional regulator, whose protein sequence is MNEFYVDDIKPKLEADSDMLKMSSGIASAYLSNNILPAEQIADVIRTIYDSLRQIEAGFEDGVYNKDQRPAVPIKKSITDDYIICLEDGKKLKMLKRHIRTAYKLSPEEYRAKWGLPSDYPMVAPNYAIRRSQFAKDIGLGRKRNQG
- a CDS encoding phosphoserine transaminase; the encoded protein is MMPIIPKPKQKPLCPFFSSGPTSKRPGWTADVLKNAALGRSHRSISAKAKINEVLQKTRQLLQIPDDYLIALTPASDTGAFETCLWSLLGPKPVDVLVWDVFGQVWQVDITTQLKLPDVCIIEGPKGYLPDFKQTNSNHDIVFCWNGTTSGLIVPDSNWIAENREGLTLCDITSAVFAVDIPWHKLDASSFSWQKCMGGEAQHGILVLSPKAQKRLESYTPLWPMPRLFRLTQNGKINRKIFEGDTINTPSLLVIEDAIDALNWMISIGGLEATKKRSATSLDIVSNWVKDKNWIAFSAQKIESRSPTSICLNIIDKKFLVLNREEQFSKIARIAKLLEDENVAFDIKGHAFGDPCIRLWGGPTIDPSNMALLLPWIEWAFASVFEIQH
- a CDS encoding patatin-like phospholipase family protein; translated protein: MKSKINLMTIIFFVLFSVSTHEVEAGKKVKQTIEDSDIAEKPGCFSCFRGLFGGSKKNNDIELNEIDIGTGSDQIISVSHNEKDNDTSEEDDNPPPYAPPLVPPANQSSSSNDHKIDIAPIIAFQNTLFKTHECMQDCNQKVFVLSLDGGGIRGVILARILIHIADMMNVPINQLFNLIAGTSTGGLIALALSMPDTDNPALARFNPDMILKQYLTKKEEIFKKRSIIHLPGILESMYDPSGIETFCKETFTDHTKLSQLLVPAFVTAFNDTDNNLEIFGSHSAFLSDAKNERVWKAGRITSAAPFYFTSVLEDGDIYRDGGLSANNPSEIALAEIRRLFPNKAFEDIIVISIGTGENINDKIKIDLTIPDIQKIIKQFEQGQLAAVDRTMESFLGNNYIRIQTELIGDLKTDDISDDYTQMMLDRAALTISKNEAQFERLKSLWFAQYKDTGAYKHISPYDEWQKIQRDVMEAEGFQSANLNQIQEAYYKNHLE
- a CDS encoding DUF952 domain-containing protein, which codes for MSHPMIYKILTLEEFDEFNKNKKFVGNPLDREDGYMHFSTKEQYPKIIQKFFPGQKVVVLEIYAAKIAGTLKFESNVPNGEQYPHLYGGYFDVQDVVNVINID